CCTGAATATGCATAGGAGTAATGAgtttaaaatcatttataaagaaagataaagcaaaaaacatataagagaaaaaaatgcTGAAAAAAGGGTAATCCTATGTTTTTAAAACCTCCCCGTAATCTCTATCAAAATACAATAAGGAAACAGCTAGATTCAAAGGCAAAGTCTTCAATATGATTGATatataattagaaaaataatcaaTGCCGCATATCATGAATGTTAGAAAGAGTGAAGTTTAATTTCAATTCAAGTATTGACCTTTTTTAAGGCTGAACGAATCAGACGGGATACAAGTTTCTGTTATCGGTCAATAATACTAATTTTCAAGAGTTAATATCAAAGCTTATGGCTGGAATTAAAACTAAGTGCATGAGAATAAAAGGCTAATGAAAATATCCACAAAAAGATGCAGTCATCCATGAGCCAATACAAGTTCTGCTGCTGGATTGGATTTTTCAAGTCAAATACTTTTAGCTCAGGGCTTTAGCCAACAGGTTCAACATCGTCTTGAATTATGGATTACTGCCTTCTTTTCTGAAGAAGCTAGATAAACATACACCCGTTTTTGTCGATTACGAAAAATGCATGCAAGAAAAAGTGCAAAGGAGATAGTAAATCAGTTAAACCAACCATCAAGAGTACTCAAACTCGTGAAACTAAATGAGAATTTTTATTCCCAAGAACCAAATTAGGATCAGGAGTCTAGAAAAAAAGGAATGTTTCCTGCCACAGTGGGTTGATTTGAGAATGTTCAGAGGACTTGGAcaacagtttccaacaaattttCTGATCGCTGACATAAAATAACTTTGGAATTTTCATGTAAAGTATTTCTCTTTATAGTAATAGAAAAAGGATGGAGAGAACAGAAATAAGAAGTCTTGAGAATAAGGTTTTGGTGCTGAATAGCTTGAGAGATTAGCTcccaatattttgtatttaatgaAAAATTGTACAGAGGGAATTCGTCACTATAGCAATTAAATCTGACCTATATCTACCTAATCAGATTAGAGATATTTACATGGAAATAGGGAATATTTACATAGAAGAAAATAAGTGAGACAATATATCTCAATCAAATATTCTGTTAATTATGCCATATATCAGCATGAAGGATTGAAATTACTCAAAAGCCTAATAAGTGACATACATAAAACAACATGAAAAATCAAGAACGAAGCAAAGTTTCTTGAAATGACAACTTTCTTGAACCTAACTTGCAAATCAATAAAAGGTGGCCGAGAAAAACATCCAATCACAAAGACAATATAGACAACTCTATATGTAGGCATTAAAGGACAGCAGAAACCGAATATTGCCACACTTTTTTCAAATATGATGATAAAATTTCCATGCAGGAAATTTCTGTCaattaatatgataaaatcaTGGCTAGGGACAATAAACAATATCTCATAAGATGTGTAGGAAGGAATTGAAGAAAGAGGAATTATACAGCAAAACTTTCTCCTATCTTTTGACAAAAACTAGAACCTATACTTAAGCAACAAAAGAtgcattaaaataattaattataaattacaagATATTACAAAGTGGTATTAATTGAATATAGGAGCCTACCTTCACTGTACAAATCATTAGGAGTTTACTTATTATCCTGAATGAGTAATAACAGAGCAAGAAGCTACTGAATCAAGGAAAAGAAATTAGATGTAGCACCATATAATAATATCCCCCTTAGAGCCAGGAGCAATATCCTTTTAAGTTGTTACTCCTGGCTGTACTGTTTCCAAATCAAAGTGACACTGAGTATTTTGTAATCCAATTATTTAAAGTGGttaaaacaattatttgttGCTAATGGAATAAGCTCTTAGATTTACCATCCATTCAAAATATTGGTTTTCAGAAACAATTTATCAAAATGACATTTTTTCTCACTACAAGAAAGAAACTTCAATCACTGCTAGtgattaaatatttacaaatgtCGTGTTTTTTAGATGACAAAAAACGCTAGAGAAAATTTTTCATCGTAAATAAGTTGTCtcataagaagaaaaagaaaggcaAATACATCAACAGAAGATATGTCATCCTTCAATGCAAAAAAAGAAACAGAAGGAAAAAGACCAATTTGACAAAGTAACAAAAACGACACCCTCCAATCCCTCTGCACATCAGACAAACAtcacattaatttattaacGAAGAGCCGAGGACAGTTGAAGTCTGGATTAAGTAGAAATACCATTTCCCTTTTACccaaaaatacaaaagaaacaaagaaaaaccCATGGACGTTGTTAAGTAGATATAAACTAAGCTAGTAAGCACCATAAACAGGAAACTGCAAtagtttatttgtattttaattctaatattaGTTTTAACAAAATGCAGCTAAGGTACTAGAGTATTCAAATTCACTGGCATGgcaattcaattttaaaacattaccAATTCTCAGAAGcctaaacaatttttaatacttCGAGTAAATAACGTTTTTATAGAAACTTCAAAAGTAATGAACTGAAAAAGTGAAATTTTAGCAATTAAAGTAGACATTGTAATCAACACATATCAATTCACAAAGAATACTAACTCATACTTCCTTACTAAACTCTAGTAGGCAAATACTTAATCGAAATATTCTTCAGATGCTACTGGCAACAAAATAGTTAACAAAAGAAGGAATCAGATGTAAATGTATCACACAACACTGTTCACTAGAGCAAAGATTTTAAGACATTCTctgttttgttttcttatattgAGCATTTCTTcaattgttattattgtttttctttttccaacTCTCTTTCAGATAAGTTAAAACAAAAGGAAATATCTAATCGTAAGTAATGGAAAATGAGATAGGAATGATTGAATATTAAATACAACTATCAGGATTATAAGGTATACaaaataatgtataaataaCTTATAGTAATTTCGTAATTTCTGCATTTTACCCTTATTAAGAAGATGCAGCCATAAAATTCAAGCAGGTACTATGTAGATGAAATGGAGAAATGAGTAAAGCACAATATGTGATtaaagaaaagcctatcaagCCTAAAGTAAATTTCACCACAGCCATAAAACTTCTAATGTTTTATGGTACTAAATGATGGGTAGAAAAGAGGTAGCAAGAGCATAAGCTCAAAGTGGCAGAGGTGAGGCTGTTGCGGCAGATAAGTGGgcatacaaagcaagattatgGAATGAATACATTGAAGAGAGAATAAGGCTAAAATCTAATGATGAAAAGATGATAATATGTCGACTGAAGGGTTTGGTAATGCGAGAAGAAGACCAATAAAAGCCTTAGTAAGAAGGAAGATTAAGAAAAACTCTTAAGTGAACCAATAAAAGAAGACTTTAGAAGACTTGGTTTGCATTGTTTGATCTATGTGGCTGACTTCTTTCGTTAGAGAAGGCTTTTGTTGGTGATACAGCCGgtttttacttaataaattagGGCTGCCTAgggttttaaattttgaatcatTTAGGATCGCTTGACAATCAAGTTGAGCTTCCGTAGTTAAATAGTGCTGTATGCTGAATGTTGATGTTAGGTAGAGTTAAATTCGAGATTGAATTGAACATCACTATTCTATCTTCAGCTCAGATCTAACCCTAGAACACGCCTAATCTACTATTCCATTCCCCGTAGTACTCCTATCTTCCCCCTTACTTCATTTCTCCCTCAATTTCTTGCATTCATTCCTTTGTTCCCCACATGTTCCAAATCCATAAGCCACCACATCATATGCACGCTAAATCATAAGTAGAGTAAACAAGCAAGAATATAGTGTCTCCTATTAAGCGATATTAAAGAAAGCAAAATTGGTAAGAGTTTAAAATTTTTACATAAACTGATAATGTTCATATTTTAGCAACAGGTGTAAAATTGAAGATGATTACAGAGCACTGACCTTAACAGGAAAAGTTCCCATTGGAAGTTTTGTTGTAAGGAGTTCTCTTAATCGACGAATTGCTTTAACTTTGTTTGCAACAATGTCAAGCAAGGGCAAGAGTTCTTCAGTTTTTAATGGAAAGTTTGGAGAAAGCCAGAGAATAGGCCTCAACCCTTTCTTATATTCATTTTCACGGCTTCCTTCCTTGTGACGACTCCTGCTATCAGAATTTGCAGAAGAAGCCCTGACATCTTTTTTCCTCCGCTGCTCGTCACCCCTTGCAACCACCTCAACAGAATGTCTTCCTGGCTTTATCTGATTTCTCGAAGGAGAATCCCCCAATAAATCGCTCACTTTTTCTTCTACGCAAAGAGAACTTCTTGGTGGAGAAATCTTCTTCAGCGATTCATGTTTAGATTCCTTTTTTCTCCATCCACCAAACCATCCTTTCTTTTCCTGCTTATTTTCTCCACCACTTTGGCTATGGCTACCATTTGCATCTTCAATAGGAATATCCCGAACTTCATAAGAGCTAGAACGATGCCCAAAAATCCCATCATCACTGTCAATGTTCAGTTCTGATGAATCCAACTTAAGTGCATCCTCCAACTGCCTTCTTTCATCTTCAGTCAAAATATCGTTAAGTTCTTCACTCTCAGTTTCATTTCCATTGCAAGACGAGAACAACTCATCGTCTGTCATAGCTCCAGGAACTCCTCTAGATTTTATACTTACAACTACATTGTGCATATCATACACCTTAGCTTTCCAAGACCCTACCATTTCCGTTCTCTCCTGCCGCCTCCATGTCAACTGAGGCAAAAGAACCGCCTGAGTAACATCAATACCGGGCCTAAATATATTCGTTTTTGACATTGCAGCCACTTCTTGCTGAACTTCTTCATCATTCGCAGCAAAAGCAGCATCGTCTAAAGCATTCAGTACCTCCTTTTCCTTGTGTGAGATCATGCAGAGCGACCCGGGTTGGACTTTCCCGTCCTCCGAACCATCACCGAGAAAAAGAACACTCTGATCTGATCTCTGAATTCTAAAACCATCAAAACCAGCCAAAGTCATATCAGCTCTTAGATTTGCGCCCCTTTTCCAAATTTTGTAAGTGTCCGAAGGCGCAATCCTTGAAATGAAAGGAATCACAGAACTCTCAAAATTGAATGTAATCTCCATATAAAAGTCTCTCATTCTTCGCATCGTCGCTACCAAACGAGGCAACCTTCTACACCATTTCGCCCAAGCCAAAGGCTGATAATGCTTAATTATGATCTTCGCAATCCTCTCTTCTCTACTGCAAATTGCTTCTTGAAGAGAACTCCACCCTTGTTCATTCTGCAAACTCCAATCTGCACCAACAACCATAAGCATCTCAGCAGCAACTTCATCCCCCAATTTTACAGCCAAGTGAAGAGCAGTATCACGGTTCGGCACATCACGCCTATCAATCACATCAGAAATGGCATCAGCTTTCTCTTCCTCTAAAACGGAATCCGCTTCTGTACGAATCTCAGCCACATTACTAAATTTCGGCAAACCACCAAGTATCTTCTTAAGTTCAGCATAATCCTTCAAAATCACAGCCTTATGAACAGGACTATGAGAAAACCTAGCAACATCAATCCCTGCCATAACTGAATATCACAAGGGAATTGATGCAACACCAACCCAAACTAACAGTCACAAGCAAAACCACATactaaaatcaaaaatcaaaactttattcAATTGGGGTACCACAAATTTACTTGCACAATAATCCAACCACAATGAAACAGAACCCTTTGTTCAAAATTTCCCTTGAGAACACAACAAAAAGGTCCCTatcaaaaaatacaaaaaagacCCATTTAGAATTAGAATCATAAAAAGCATACAAGCAAatcaaaaaacaaagaaaagcaTATTGTGGGGTCTCAacagatcaaacaataaaataaaaagatggtGTATAGTAAGTTATACTAACCTTAATTGTACCTTTCTTCTTCCAAGGTTTTTGCTTTGTCCTATGATTAATATGACCCAAAAATCTAGGGATTAAtgagttactaaaattgaaaaccCCACCACTACCCTTTCAAGTAGCAAACAAAAAGTGAAAATGGCAAAGATCCTTGTGATCCAATCCAGATCAGACAAGCATGGAGAGAACATGCATATGGTTGCGTGAACCTAAAattctattataaaataataatcatgaatattaaatataaaacttttcaaaaaaataaaagggatATTACAAAACACAAGACACAAGAAAGAAAGGAGAAAGTGTTTTGGagaaaaaatgaagaaaggaataagaaaagaaaagcatagagagagaaagagagagagagaaacccCACCCCGACCACGAAAGGAAAGGAAACTTGTTTATGTTGGAAAaggtaattaatatttatatctaaAAAAGGATAATAAAGAACTCAAAGTGAGATGAGAGGACGGTTAATAGATAATTGCATTTgcgaggaaaagaaaaattgtGATTTGTGAATGGAGGGAGGAAGGAAGGAGTCATGTCATAGTCTCCTATATCATGTCGTCTTTATGTCTACGATTATACCATAAGTcaatcaaatttcaaactctttattattattattaaattcaacTCTATTCTAAGCCctcaaatttgaaatattttcatttcttttttaataagttGACATTGTAAAATCAAATATGTTTCTTTTACCAACTCTTCGATGTTGTTGATAATAACTAgaaattatatgattaaattgattaataatatCTCATACAACAAAATACTTTGAGAGCTTAATAGAGACAACTAAATTCTTTAGAGTTTATATTGGTTAATTGTatcattttctgatttttttaaaattgcatAATAGACCCCATAACTAAGtttagaataaatattttattaatctagTCCTTCatattattcattatttaaaatattcttaatacaaaaattgaaattaaagttaagTAAATAATACCATGGATACATTTGATAACAATTTTGCAATTTTagagattatttaaaaataattattatgtaactttttagagtatatatatatagtaacaatatttttcaaattgaggGCGAACATGTGATAACAAGAAGTAAAGGGGGTTGTAACTTTTGGCGAGGAACTTTATTGAAGGAAAGAAATGTGATTTTGGATGAGAAGAAGGTAGAGGAAAAGTGAGACAGAAAAGAAAGAGGAAGGGTCCATTGGATAGAAATGATGGAATGGAAAATGGTAAGATATGCATGTGATCGATAAAAGAACCAACCTGCTTTCCTATTTTCCTTACGGTAAATAACTCTCTACCATTCAATAAACAATTTAtatgtaattatattttcacttttttattttgttttatggaTCTTAGCTAACAAATGTCTTCAaggtatttattaaaaaaatataaatataagttttgtattgaaaaaaatatttttttttaagatttaaaaatacGAGTTTTAATAGAGATGTGTTTGATTCAAAGACACTAGTAGAgggattttaatatttttgtatttattttaaggagataaaaaatattttaaatgattttttattgtcTTGATTCTCTCTCTTCCCTTTAAATCTCTCAAAAtgtaaataaactaaaatgaattttaaaaaaacttttgacTATgtgtcttaaaaaaataatcaaacacaaaaatttaaaagcaCAACTTCATTTCTCTCCTTTCTATCTACCTCCAATCAAAAAACACtcaagaaattttttttctcttcttctctctttttaaaatttgaactaaacacaatttttaaaaaatattacctCCTCTCTCCTTTCCTCTACATTCCTCCAACCAAACATACcttaaaatattgtttaataTAGTTTAAGTATTTGGAAACTATATAATGATAAGTTTATGACTTTAAAATTGTCTTTGTTCTCCACTTAGTTGGCTTACTTTATTTGCAAATCTTTGGAAAATGTTAAGAAAGTTATACGGATAAAACCGTTAAACAACAACATGGATATACATATCATCgttaatttattatgtttttaagtttaatataaatatacaaatatgaAGAAGAGAACATATAAGAATAAGAATATTGTATAACATTCTATAACAGGTCTATTATACAAAATTCCTATTTAATAGTTTTAAGTTACAAGTTGTTGGattttaatagttaattttACGTCGACTAGGaatgaaataaatgtttgatatataaataagtTACTTATATATCTATTTCCTTAAAGTTTTTAGAGGAAATGTGttaataaaaaatcttaaatatttatttgctCTCGGCACTTTCGAATTCCCCAACACAAGCATACTAAGAGTCTAACATAATATATCATCAACTTTGAATAGAGAAAGCTTTTAGTCATCGAGATTACGAATGACTCTTAGAAAAATGaacttgtttaataaaaatttataacatgttaatttgaaatatatcaaatatatatgtccaataatttcatattaatataactaaaaaaaaggaaagattAATTTATGTTTCCGTACATTTTTCTCTTTCCACGTCTCTAACTATGTGACCGAGTCCTTTTTCACTTTGTTTCATTTCTCCTCGTCAATCTGTGTGTACGAGTCTTCCTCCACTTTCCTCTAATTTTGCATGTCAGTTTTCTGTGAACTGATTCATTTTCAATGAACTGGTCAAAAACCACCAGTGAGGATTTTGCTCAGATCGGTTGCAAAATTCCTCTATAAATAATGTCCCTTTAGATTTTCGAGTGGTCATCCTTATTATATTTTCAAGTAGTCATAACAGTCATATTTAGAAGGTGTAATTCTAACAcagttttgtgcaatgcagtaGAAAGCCGATACGGAACGTCTTAAAGAGATTAAACTAGTCCGTGActtaacttaataatattttcttcactgaaaattaactttaaaatagtttttctaaattcaaaaacaaaataatctaTGCATAATAAATATCAATCTAACAATAAATTTTGTAACATGAACATGAATAAGCAgcgattttaaaataattttaacgaCATGAATAAACAGTAAGATAAATCATCTTTTTGACagtttaacaatttttaaaactaatttttaaaaagttcattgaaaaactaaatttaaaaccaattttttattttttaatttacttaaAATCTGGTTTAAAAATTTCACCGAAAATTgattcttattaaaaaataattttaaatcggttcaaaaataaactaaaacgctttaaaaaattaacaagtttattattaatgtaattttcaagaactattaatataattttattcaatttagtttttagtcTATGAATATCCCTAAGTCACACCCTAACTAACCAAGAGAATTATGAAAGTTTAGAACTCTCTCTTTCAACCTGCTGGTATGGTCCATTAATTTGAGTCAAAAGTTCGGTCTAAGGAACCAAGAGTGACCACATTCTTGTAGAGATTGTGAGTCTCTAATGCAGTGCATAAAAGTTTCTTCACTCCTTTTCCATCTTGGGCATATTAAGGATTGACCCGTGTTAATTGGGGTTGAATCAAATATAGTTGCAAAATATGTTAAAGTAGTTGTGTTATTTTCCCACGTAAATTTGGCAACAAGAATTAACAATTATTTGGATGGTTAaccatttaaatatataattaattatatttagtgaatgattaataaatatgataaagCATCACAATTAATTATCtattaaaacataattatttactattttgaaCGTGTTTACTGTAATTTGGTAGttgtatattttgtttttgctttTTGTAAATTTAGATTAGGATTCTCAATAAAATTTAG
The genomic region above belongs to Cicer arietinum cultivar CDC Frontier isolate Library 1 chromosome 4, Cicar.CDCFrontier_v2.0, whole genome shotgun sequence and contains:
- the LOC101512305 gene encoding uncharacterized protein, with the translated sequence MAGIDVARFSHSPVHKAVILKDYAELKKILGGLPKFSNVAEIRTEADSVLEEEKADAISDVIDRRDVPNRDTALHLAVKLGDEVAAEMLMVVGADWSLQNEQGWSSLQEAICSREERIAKIIIKHYQPLAWAKWCRRLPRLVATMRRMRDFYMEITFNFESSVIPFISRIAPSDTYKIWKRGANLRADMTLAGFDGFRIQRSDQSVLFLGDGSEDGKVQPGSLCMISHKEKEVLNALDDAAFAANDEEVQQEVAAMSKTNIFRPGIDVTQAVLLPQLTWRRQERTEMVGSWKAKVYDMHNVVVSIKSRGVPGAMTDDELFSSCNGNETESEELNDILTEDERRQLEDALKLDSSELNIDSDDGIFGHRSSSYEVRDIPIEDANGSHSQSGGENKQEKKGWFGGWRKKESKHESLKKISPPRSSLCVEEKVSDLLGDSPSRNQIKPGRHSVEVVARGDEQRRKKDVRASSANSDSRSRHKEGSRENEYKKGLRPILWLSPNFPLKTEELLPLLDIVANKVKAIRRLRELLTTKLPMGTFPVKVAIPVVPTIRVLVTFTKFEELQPLDEFATPPSSPSASGEESPAATNIPSSSWFQWIKAPYRASSSAAGSSSRIENIPDPFAIPSDYTWVTAEAKKKKMQEKNKSKKGKSHKQ